Part of the Dioscorea cayenensis subsp. rotundata cultivar TDr96_F1 unplaced genomic scaffold, TDr96_F1_v2_PseudoChromosome.rev07_lg8_w22 25.fasta BLBR01001389.1, whole genome shotgun sequence genome is shown below.
CACTGATAAGCTTACTAAATCATTTAGTTAATTTGTGTCCCTCCATGAACTCCTAAAATTGGATCTTTTTGTTGAAACAACAATTAAGAGTTTGTTCAGAAAACTTGGAAGAATTATGTGGTATTTAGGATGGAGGAATCAGGATGCACTAAATGCATTTATCCCCGAATCTCTTGTGCCTCATCCTCAACCAAGAATTCCTCCTCTTTATTTTCCCCTTGCCAGAACTTGCTCATCAGAGGATGAAGCACTACCATCTCTAGATCTTGACATTTAGAttttgatgaatgagatttTAGATTTATAAATCAGTTGGAAGGAAAAAGGATGAAAAGAAGAATATTTCGAAGctagtttttctttaatttgttccAGCCTTTCTTTCAATTATTAAGAAAAAGttcatagataaatatatatatatatatatatatagagagagagagagagagagagagagagagagagagagttctcAGCTTGTTCTATAAATTGAAGCATCACCATTAATtatttccttcatgtttggagaTTCAGCTAATCTTTTATCTATATTATCTCATTCTTGCAGCAGTTCTTCAATCACTCACTGGAGATTCTATGGATCTAAAGTATGATGTGCCAGAGGTTAGTCATCTTATGCTTAATTCAattatcacatatatatatatagatttcatagaaattatatttaaaattaacttGTTTATATCAATGAGATGAACATATATGAAAATAGAAGGGAAcacccatatatatacatattctcTAATGATTGAAACTCTGATCTTCTTTGCTGGATCACAAGCTTTTCTGAAGAGCATAACGTGGGACAATCTTCAAAAGTATAGTGCAAGAAGACAATGAACATGATGGATACCAGATGTTCAGGTACTATAACATAAAGTAGAGTTAGGCATGCATACTAGCTAACCATACTTAACTTTATTTATCTAACATAATTTGTTGTTGGGTTCAGATGCATTCAATACTGATTAAGATGGAATGTGACTCAAATTTTTGAGATGATCAGGTTGAAATGAAGAGGTAAAAACAAATTTGGAGACTACCAAAATTTTTCAATTCCTTTGATTGGGTGGCatttttacttgcattttgATTTGGAGGTGCTAGCTAGCTTCATGCATTAATcttattgaataaaaattcatattgaGCTGGTTCATCAAATTCATATATAGTGCCAAACAACCTTCTCGGTAATTTCCTATTATTCAAAGTTtgtttatcaaataaatttttgaggTGGTATTTTGTAACTATGATGTAAACAGTAAATTCCGCTAGTTCATACATGTCATAGtgttcatttcatttttttcctctcttttttctGTAGTACATTTAACATTCATGAAGATAATCTGGGGAATTTGAGGAACAGGGAAGCTATAGTTCGGAATCAAGTAAGTGGTGGTGTTTTAGATAGTCAAAGTTTGTGAATGCTTGAAGACATGAGAAATATATTTTACCCATTTTCACTTGTACTGCACAAAACTAAACctgttgaaatattttataaagaaaatctctgtaacaattttttatttgattggatAAAGTTTTGACATTATATTATTGATGGCAGGAAGTACGAATGCCTGAAGCTGGTTCAAAAGGTGCACCAAAATATCCTAGTGAATTGAAGGATGATACAAGCGCATCATGTGAAAAAAAGAAGGTAATGATTCCCTAGCTAGAGCTGCCTTGGCCTTCAAAATTTTAGTCTTATGTATAcgctaattttattattttgaatatgcAAGGGCTGGTTCATAACCGATAATGCTGAATTCTGGTTCCCATTaattgtagtagtagtttttgaatgacatttaatttttttcaagtctTTGTAATTATGAGAAATGATGTGTATATGGATGCCCTTTTATGTTTCCTATGTCATGCCTATATCTTAAAACTATGAAAgctttgattaattttgttcCATAGTTTGAGCCTCATTACTCTCTCTGTGGATACTACTCTATTTGGCATGAAACTAACTACAAAGTACTCAATATGCTGAGAATTACTAATCTTTACTGAGTTTTCTTCAAACTACAAAATACACCAACTTCTTCACCGCTATTAGTTAAATTACTCATTCTTTTGGTTTACAAGTTCAAAGCATAAGCTGGATGGTCAGGTGATTTTGGCTGAATTTGAAACATTTCTTTTACTAAATACGTATGTACCGAAAAATGGTtagaaagaagaggaaaattcATTCCAAAGAAGAATATGCGATAAAAAAAGTTTAGGATTTTGTACTAAATATGGACAAGCCTTTGATATGGTGTGAGAACCTGAATGTTAGGTATGTTTCTTCTGGGAAGTAAGTGATTCCTTCAATTTTCAATATAGAAATACAAGACAGATCAATTTTCTCTGTTTTACCATACTATTTTTAAGCACGCACCACAATAGTTTCTATTTTCTGCTTGTACTTCACTATATCTAATTTCTTGTTTGAATTGGCTATGCTTTTTCAGCCACCAAGAAATTGATGTTAGCCATCCCGACTTTTTAGCAATGCGAAGCTTAATGAGTTACGCTCCTCCAAATAATGAAGCAAAATCTTTGACTCATTAAATTCTAGCATTCTCCAAAGCTTAATGTCTTTTGTACTATCTTTTCAATTGTAAGAAATTAGTGTTTCTTGCTTTAAGTAATTGATTTAGTAGCAAACCATGAAGAAAAACACTCTCTGCAAAGCATGATAATGTTGGTGAATATCAAATAAACTGTGATATTTCAAGAATTAGTCGAATATTATTGGTGGACAAAGAGTAATCTTCAATTAGATTGTTAGGTGTAAATGacttaaaagaacaagaaaaggtaCCTTCTCTTATCTTTGATGAAGAAGTTCCATTAACTAAGATTAGAAATCAAACAGGACAGATTACACTCTACAAGAGCTGAGATTGGCAAATGGTTTTATCTCTACAAAGAACAACAGAAGTTCAGGATAGATGGTGAAGTATTCTATACCAAATTGGCTTCAACAATGAATTGCAAGAACTATGAGAAGCAAAATTGTGCAAATGCTAGACAAAGAAGCAAATGCTAGACAAACAAcaatgtttgtgtgtgtttgtttataaaaatgtatactgattatatttgtttttagttttttttacttttacggtgtgagattaataaattaaaatattaatattgtcTTTCATGTtgtctcaaatatatatatatatatatatattgtttgtttatattagaaacagatttgATTAGCTATTAAAGAATCTATTCAATTTACAAGGTTTATAGCGACCATATTTTTCCATCGCTATATGATATTAAACAAATCTATAAGACATATAGTGGTAGAAATGTTTTGCCACTATAGAATTTATAGCGGCAAAAATTTTGCTGCTATAGGATACAAAACAAATTTATAGGACTTATAAAGGCCAAAATGTTCCGCCACTATAAAATTTGTGCAGCTCCAACCCTAATAGATGGAATAGCAGCAAAAGTGTGCATTTGTCGCAAAAAAACATATAGCGACCAAAGATTCAGCGGCTAATTGGATATATGCCGCTATAGCGATATAGGAGCTAAAATGAGGCTTATAGCAGCACATTTTTCCCACGTAGTGAGTGGATGACTGTATTTCTCAAGGTGTCCTAGAAGGGAGTGTTAAGATTTGGCAAATAAGGAAAGTTAAGTCCATAACATATTGAACCATATGAAATTTTGGCTCAAATTAGACCAGTCGCCTATTGTCTTGTCTTGGTCGTGGAATGGGCTAGAATTCATGATATAGTTCATGTGTGTGTATCACTGATTAGCTAGTAGGCCCACTTATTTTACTATTACTAGACTTGATATAGCTTGTTAAATTAATGTTCTTAGTTAATTTATACATGTACCTCGGAAACACATTTAGGCACCGCACATCATCTCCTtatcaatccaaaaaaaagaCTCTCTAATCATGTGTATATTTATACATCCTAGttgatatttgatatatattgaACATGTGAAGAttactaaaattaataatatttttaaaattttgaattagttTGTTATAGTAAATTCTATTGTGGGTTCTATTGTGGGGGTTATAGTAAATAAAAGTTTGAAAGTAATTTATGAACATttcaatgtttcatttttttttttacattatagattaagattttatatataaaatattacatttaactcaataaaaaaattaacaattagGAAAACTTGATGTATTAGTCTACTCAAATCCCATCCGATGCCTTAGCGCCATTACCACTCGCATTCTCTCCTTGCCATCTCCGAAGCTCTGAATAATCTCTGTGCCATTACCACTCAGCGTTATCTCCAAAGCTCTGAATAACCTCAATGCCATCGCCACTAGCTTATGAACTATACGAAATGCCTTTTTCAATGTACATTTCATTTGGTTTCAAGTTTAAAACTATGTGGACATTGTTTTTTACTAGGGGGCAGTTTTTGTATGCAAGACATTGTAAGCTAAATTAGTGCCACTCAAGTTGTCATCTAAAGATTAGGTTCAGTGGAAATCAAAACCTAGACCTTGCAATCATGAAAATCTGAGTAGAAAATCTACTATATTGAGCTATGAATTATTATGACAAAAGCTTAATTTATCTAAGTTGAGGATTATCAATTATAAGTGAAGATAAGTTATGTTTAAAAGTGTTGATTACCAAGTTTTGAGTGGTTTTAGACCAACATTTTATTGGACCCATCACCATCTGAATACATAAATGCATGACATTGTGAAAGTTGACTAATTGGGTTGAAGTTTGCATACATAAATGCATGACATTGTGAAAGTTCTTATCATTCTTGTATAGTAGTAAATGAATACGCCTGTAAAACTTTTGCTgggattttcataaaattttggaTACCACTTGTCTTAGAGAAATAAGTTTGCTCGGAGCTTGCTATGCTTACTACACTTCACATGCATGAATGCGAAGTAACAGAGCCAATGAGGGTTGACTTGGTAGCGATACTATTATTAGATATGATTACAATAAATAGAAGAATTTGTCTTTGTCCAGCACACATGGATATCATATCTTGCTGGTTCATTTACTCTAGAAATATCAAAGGGTGAAGATTTTACAGTATCTAAAAACTTAGTAAAAGTGAGACTGGGTTCCATTATTACCTATTAGTTACTAATCGTCAAAACACAATTTTCTGATTTgtagttgtatttttattcatGAAGATGTAGTTTACAATTCTGAAGATGAATTGCTCAAGTTAAATTACAAAATGATTTGATATACGATGAAATTATCGTAATGGTTGATATGCAATCATAATGTGATGCTAGTTATGCTAACAATTGAACATTTTACCATTTATTTACCTTTTAGTTCATCTGTAAATTTTTGCATTGATTTGatacattattattttgttaacaGCACGAAAATGTTCAATATAAAGAACTAAGATAAAGAGAGAGATATCAGCtgtcataatataatataaaaatacatgctatacTAATTAAATATGCAAGAAActgtatattaataaaattgatggATATTACATCATGAAATATCTTAACttatacaaaaatttacatttatgtaatataatatatttatctatgtttcttgatttaaattttagttaattaattaattaattaattaattaatatataatagtagctaaaaaaatcaagaaaaaaattacatattagtCGAGTATTTTTAGAATTTCACTTAATTATACTAAAGTGAAATAGCAAGATATATACGGAAGTTGTGAGGTCAGGGGAAGCATTATTATTAAAACCGCCATAAGAATGCAAATTTAGATAACTTTGAGGAGATAGattacaacaaaagaaaattgaaaatgtaccataaatattagatttttttaagccatattaaaattatagaaattaaatagcTCTGatactattttaaaattagagaaaataataaCCATAATACCACAATAAAAGTAGAGAATATGAATAAGATTGATGTTACAAAAGGGCAAAACCATGAATATGTAGAGgttacaaataaaatactcAACTATGTTAAGATTTGTGGATGAAGCCATAGTAGAATGTAAGGTAATCATAGTTAATTTGAAGGTGAATTCACTATTGGAGGATCTATAGCAAAGTTtagttctaattttttatttatttatttatttatttatttattaattaattaattaattattattattattattattattattattattattattattattattattatattcctCTATCTATTGATCCTTAGACCAACAATGGTTTTTCTTCTATTCTTAATAGATTCTAAGAAGCTATTAAAGAGTAATATGGTTTTTTATTGCAAacttaggttaattttttttgtaaatcacTGAACTTTGGTTAAACATCATTTTGATTACTAAATTTGGATTTATTTCGAAATGCTCACTAAAGTTACTAATGATTTCAGCGGCAGGTCACCCGATGGATTAGCATCTTTATTAGCTGACTTGAAAGCTTTTTTATGAGGTTCTGACTAGACTTTTTCTAGCCTCCACGTCAGCTAATGAAGATGTTAATCCATCAGGTGACCTGCCATTGAAATGATTAAAAACTTTAGTAAGCATTtcgaaacaaatcaaaatttaatgatcaaaatgatatttgatCAAAGTTTAGTCATTTACCAAAAAATATTAACCTGCAAACTTACaccaaatttgaaaaataaaaaataaaagtattaattaCTCATTATTTTTAACTAAAGCATTATTAGAgagcataaataaaataataataatattattattaaaataataataataataataataataataataataaaaataaaagtagtaTGATAATAAAATGGAGATAAATTAGATTTGttaaaccaaaacaaatcaTATCCCATTAACCAATTAAAACTCACGCCATTTAATCTGTGATCTTTGAAGGATTGTAGGCTTTTGAGTTGTTAGTCTCATTgccatatacatatattagagCTTGGAacttattttcattattaaatcaaatctaTAGTACATTGTCGACATGCGTTTTCACCCAGCATAGCCATTGTGGCATATATGGAGGAGATCACTAATCAAGTACACCATTGCGTTTATGTTGTTAGATAGCTTGAGAGCGAGTAATGTGAGCAATATGGCTTAGGTATCTTTCGAAAGGCCTTACCAATAGAGATAAATTGTATCTatgaaaataatgatttttgagTGATTATTTGGTTTCTCTCATATCTTAGCTATGTTATTGCCTATGATTTTTAAGTACTATGGTTCTATTAGTTGTGCTCTCATAATTTCTCTTATAGTTTTGgttctatattttattaatgacaAATCTATGCTCTGATACAATCAAAGAATCACAAGAAGATGATTGCAACTaatgtttttgaataagaagCATTAAAAGTGTGATTTTGTTAACATCATTATAGCATTAAAATTATACAATTGAAgtagaacaaaaacaaatcatgataaaataaatcaaaatgacaaaatataattatttatttatttttatatctaaaatatacttatttatcctaaatccaataaaaattaaagagaataatatattcttttttagaAAGTAGGATCATTTGTGAAAAGagtgatataaaatgttaatgaGGACATAGAAAAGGTTATACACCATCTAAGATTTCAAAAGAC
Proteins encoded:
- the LOC120256302 gene encoding uncharacterized protein LOC120256302 isoform X2, translating into MFSTFNIHEDNLGNLRNREAIVRNQEVRMPEAGSKGAPKYPSELKDDTSASCEKKKDRLHSTRAEIGKWFYLYKEQQKFRIDGEVFYTKLASTMNCKNYEKQNCANARQRSKC
- the LOC120256302 gene encoding uncharacterized protein LOC120256302 isoform X1, with translation MKSTFNIHEDNLGNLRNREAIVRNQEVRMPEAGSKGAPKYPSELKDDTSASCEKKKDRLHSTRAEIGKWFYLYKEQQKFRIDGEVFYTKLASTMNCKNYEKQNCANARQRSKC